From Mycolicibacterium nivoides, a single genomic window includes:
- a CDS encoding ABC transporter ATP-binding protein, with protein sequence MSDPYISTREAWVEFPIFDAKTRSLKKAFLGKAGGAIGRNESNVVVIEALRDITMSLKMGDRVGLVGHNGAGKSTLLRLLSGIYEPTRGSATVSGRVAPVFDLGVGMDPEISGFENIIIRGLFLGQTRKQMLAKVDEIAEFTELGEYLSMPLRTYSTGMRVRLAMGVVTSIDPEILLLDEGIGAVDAEFLKKAQSRLQSLVERSGILVFASHSNEFLARLCKTAMWIDHGTIKMTGGIEEVVGAYEGPDAARHVREVLEETARGA encoded by the coding sequence TTGTCTGATCCGTACATCTCGACGCGCGAAGCATGGGTGGAGTTCCCCATCTTCGACGCCAAGACGCGTTCGCTGAAGAAGGCGTTCCTCGGCAAGGCCGGCGGCGCCATCGGGCGCAACGAGTCCAACGTCGTCGTCATCGAGGCGCTCCGCGACATCACGATGTCACTGAAAATGGGTGACCGGGTCGGGTTGGTCGGCCACAACGGCGCGGGCAAATCCACACTGCTGCGGCTGCTTTCGGGCATCTACGAGCCGACCCGCGGCTCTGCCACGGTCAGCGGCCGGGTGGCCCCGGTGTTCGACCTCGGCGTCGGGATGGACCCGGAGATCTCGGGTTTCGAGAACATCATCATCCGCGGGCTGTTCCTCGGGCAGACCCGCAAGCAGATGCTGGCCAAGGTCGACGAGATCGCGGAGTTCACCGAACTCGGCGAGTACCTGTCGATGCCGCTCCGCACCTATTCGACCGGCATGCGGGTGCGCCTGGCTATGGGCGTGGTCACCAGCATCGACCCCGAGATCCTGCTGCTCGACGAAGGCATCGGTGCGGTCGATGCGGAGTTCCTGAAGAAGGCGCAGTCACGGCTGCAGAGCCTGGTCGAGCGGTCCGGAATCCTGGTGTTCGCAAGCCATTCCAATGAGTTCCTGGCCCGGCTCTGCAAGACCGCGATGTGGATCGACCACGGCACCATCAAGATGACCGGCGGCATCGAAGAAGTCGTCGGCGCCTACGAGGGACCGGACGCTGCGCGTCACGTGCGCGAGGTGTTGGAGGAAACGGCCCGTGGAGCCTGA
- a CDS encoding DUF2200 domain-containing protein, translating into MEHRIFGTAVAAVYPHYLAKMQRKGRTQAELDEAICWLTGFDETALRGHLDDETTFSEFFADASLNPNASLITGVVCGVKVQEVEDPLMRKIRYLDKLVDELARGKPMSKVLRTA; encoded by the coding sequence ATGGAGCACCGGATCTTCGGCACCGCCGTCGCCGCGGTGTACCCGCACTATCTGGCGAAGATGCAGCGCAAGGGCCGCACCCAGGCCGAACTCGACGAGGCGATCTGCTGGCTGACCGGGTTCGACGAGACGGCGCTGCGGGGCCACCTCGATGACGAGACCACGTTCTCGGAGTTCTTCGCCGACGCCTCGCTGAACCCGAACGCCTCGCTGATTACCGGCGTCGTGTGCGGGGTGAAGGTGCAGGAAGTCGAGGATCCGCTGATGCGGAAGATCCGCTACCTGGACAAGCTCGTCGACGAACTCGCCCGCGGCAAGCCGATGAGCAAGGTGCTGCGCACGGCGTAG
- a CDS encoding ABC transporter permease produces MTFTDAASESKTMTRAVRDLTEGFSKRELWLHLGWQDIKQRYRRSVLGPFWITIATGTTAVAMGLLYSKLFKLPLEEHLPYVTLGLIIWNLINASILEGADVFIANEGLIKQLPTPLSVHVYRLVWRQLILFGHNIVIFVVIAIIYPKPWKWTDLAVIPALALIVLNCVWVSICFGILATRYRDIGPLLASVVQLLFFMTPIIWNESTLQQQGAGSWAKIVEINPLLHYLDIVRAPLLGADQEVRHWVVVLALTAIGWTFAALAMRQYRARVPYWV; encoded by the coding sequence ATGACATTCACCGACGCGGCGTCCGAGTCCAAGACCATGACCCGGGCCGTACGCGATCTCACCGAAGGCTTCAGCAAGCGCGAACTGTGGCTGCATCTGGGCTGGCAGGACATCAAGCAGCGCTACCGGCGCAGCGTGCTCGGACCGTTCTGGATCACGATCGCCACCGGCACCACCGCAGTGGCGATGGGCCTGCTGTACTCGAAGCTGTTCAAGCTGCCACTCGAGGAGCACCTGCCCTACGTCACGCTCGGCCTGATCATCTGGAACCTGATCAACGCCTCGATCCTCGAAGGCGCCGACGTCTTCATCGCCAACGAAGGTCTGATCAAACAACTTCCGACGCCGTTGTCGGTCCACGTCTACCGGCTGGTGTGGCGGCAGTTGATCCTGTTCGGCCACAACATCGTCATCTTCGTGGTCATCGCGATCATCTATCCGAAACCGTGGAAGTGGACCGATCTGGCGGTCATCCCCGCGCTGGCGCTGATCGTGCTGAACTGCGTATGGGTGTCGATCTGTTTCGGCATCCTCGCCACCCGATACCGCGACATCGGGCCGCTGCTGGCCTCGGTGGTGCAGCTGCTGTTCTTCATGACACCCATCATCTGGAACGAGTCGACGCTGCAGCAGCAGGGCGCCGGATCCTGGGCCAAGATCGTCGAGATCAACCCGCTGCTGCACTATCTGGATATCGTGCGCGCACCATTGCTGGGCGCCGATCAGGAAGTGCGGCACTGGGTGGTGGTGCTGGCACTCACGGCGATCGGGTGGACGTTCGCGGCGTTGGCCATGCGCCAGTACCGCGCACGCGTCCCGTACTGGGTCTGA
- a CDS encoding pyridoxamine 5'-phosphate oxidase family protein: MTPQSPVSVLGEDESWQLLSSVTLGRLVSTIGTRLEIFPVNFVVQHRTVLFRTAEGTKLISTLFNDRVLFEADDHTGVGGWSVIVRGVPQLLETPEEIAEAERAQLLSWIATTKRRYVRIQPKEVSGRRFVFGGVPGDG; this comes from the coding sequence ATGACGCCGCAGAGCCCGGTTTCGGTGCTCGGGGAGGACGAGAGCTGGCAGCTGCTGTCCAGCGTGACCCTGGGCCGCCTTGTCTCGACGATCGGCACCAGACTGGAGATCTTCCCGGTCAACTTCGTCGTCCAGCACCGCACGGTGCTGTTCCGTACGGCCGAGGGCACCAAGCTGATCAGCACCCTGTTCAACGACCGGGTGCTGTTCGAGGCCGACGACCACACGGGCGTCGGCGGGTGGAGTGTGATCGTGCGGGGTGTACCGCAGCTCCTTGAGACACCGGAGGAGATCGCCGAGGCCGAGCGCGCCCAGCTGTTGTCGTGGATCGCCACCACGAAGCGGCGCTACGTGCGGATCCAGCCCAAAGAGGTCTCCGGGCGCCGGTTCGTGTTCGGTGGCGTGCCGGGGGACGGGTAG
- a CDS encoding cysteine desulfurase-like protein, translated as MAYDVARVRGLHPSLGDGWVHFDAQNGMLVPDSVATTVSTAFRGSMPTAVGPHPSARRSAAVLTAARQAIADLVNADPRGVVLGADRAQLLTALAEASSSRVGLGYEVVVTRLDDEANIAPWLRAANRYGAKVKWAEVDIETGELPAWQWEGLIDKPTRLVAIASASSTLGTITDLGEVTKLTHEVGGMVVVDHSAAAPYRLIDINEIDADVVALNAVPWGGPPIGALVFRDPSTIDSLASVSLNPQATGPARLEVGAHQYGLLGGVVASIEYLSNLDDTASGSRRERLTVSMQSAGAYLDRLFEYLVTSLRSLPLVMVIGRPESQIPVLSFVVRDIPAERVVQRLADNGILAISNASSRVLDVIGVNDIGGAVTVGLSHYSTGAEVDQLVRALASLG; from the coding sequence ATGGCATACGACGTCGCCCGGGTGCGTGGCTTGCATCCGTCATTGGGCGATGGGTGGGTCCACTTCGATGCCCAGAACGGCATGTTGGTGCCCGATTCGGTCGCGACGACGGTTTCTACCGCCTTCCGCGGCTCGATGCCCACCGCTGTGGGACCGCACCCATCGGCACGCCGCAGCGCGGCCGTTCTCACCGCAGCCCGCCAGGCCATCGCAGATCTGGTCAACGCGGATCCGCGGGGCGTGGTCCTGGGCGCGGACCGGGCCCAGCTGCTGACCGCGCTGGCCGAGGCCTCCTCGAGCCGGGTCGGGCTCGGCTACGAGGTGGTGGTCACCCGCCTGGATGACGAGGCGAACATCGCGCCGTGGTTGCGGGCGGCGAATCGCTATGGCGCCAAGGTCAAGTGGGCCGAGGTCGATATCGAGACCGGTGAGCTCCCGGCCTGGCAGTGGGAAGGGCTGATCGACAAGCCCACCCGCCTGGTGGCCATCGCGTCGGCCTCGTCGACCCTGGGAACCATCACCGACCTGGGTGAGGTGACCAAGCTCACCCACGAGGTAGGCGGCATGGTCGTCGTCGACCACTCGGCCGCAGCTCCGTACCGGCTGATCGACATCAACGAGATCGATGCCGATGTGGTCGCCCTCAACGCTGTGCCGTGGGGCGGCCCGCCGATCGGCGCCCTGGTGTTCCGCGACCCCTCGACGATCGATTCGTTGGCCTCGGTGTCGTTGAACCCGCAGGCGACGGGTCCGGCCCGCCTCGAGGTGGGCGCGCATCAGTACGGACTGCTCGGCGGCGTGGTCGCCAGCATCGAGTACCTGTCCAACCTCGACGACACGGCCAGCGGCTCGCGCCGCGAAAGGCTCACCGTCTCGATGCAGTCGGCCGGCGCGTATCTGGACCGCCTTTTCGAGTACCTGGTGACCTCGCTGCGCTCGTTGCCGTTGGTGATGGTGATCGGCAGGCCGGAGTCGCAGATTCCGGTGCTCAGTTTCGTGGTGCGCGACATCCCGGCCGAGCGGGTGGTGCAGCGGTTGGCCGACAACGGCATCCTGGCGATCTCGAATGCCAGCTCCCGCGTGCTCGACGTGATCGGTGTGAACGACATCGGCGGCGCGGTGACCGTCGGGCTGTCCCACTACTCGACGGGCGCCGAGGTCGACCAGCTCGTGCGGGCACTGGCCTCGCTGGGCTGA
- a CDS encoding NAD(P)H-quinone oxidoreductase: MHAIVASVNGHLTWENVADIEAANEEVLIRVHAAGVNRADLLQAAGKYPPPPGASEVIGLEVSGTVAALGSNVTDWSVGQPVCALLAGGGYAEYVAVPAAQVLPLPDGVAFNDAAGLPEVACTVWSNLVMTAGLTPGHLVLLHGGASGIGTHAIQVAHALGARVAVTAGSADKLALCRELGADITINYRDEDFVERVRAETGGAGADVILDIMGAAYLDRNVDALATGGRLVIIGMQGGIKAELNIAKLLGKRAGVIATSLRPRPVDGPGGKGEIVRAVLDNVWPMIADGRVRPIIGAELPIQQAQRAHELLASGEVSGKIVLTV; encoded by the coding sequence ATGCATGCAATTGTCGCCTCCGTTAACGGCCATCTGACCTGGGAAAATGTCGCTGATATCGAAGCAGCAAACGAAGAAGTTCTGATCCGCGTTCACGCCGCGGGCGTCAATCGCGCCGACCTGCTCCAGGCCGCGGGCAAGTATCCGCCCCCGCCAGGCGCCAGTGAGGTCATCGGATTGGAGGTGTCGGGCACCGTCGCCGCCCTCGGCTCGAATGTTACCGACTGGTCAGTTGGGCAACCCGTGTGCGCATTGCTCGCAGGCGGCGGTTACGCCGAGTATGTCGCCGTACCCGCCGCACAGGTGCTGCCATTGCCCGATGGCGTTGCTTTCAACGATGCCGCCGGACTGCCCGAGGTGGCCTGCACGGTGTGGTCGAACCTCGTCATGACCGCAGGGTTGACACCCGGTCATCTCGTCCTCTTGCACGGCGGTGCGAGCGGCATCGGCACCCACGCAATTCAGGTGGCCCACGCGCTCGGCGCGCGCGTCGCGGTGACGGCCGGCTCCGCCGACAAGCTCGCGCTGTGCCGTGAACTGGGCGCCGACATCACCATCAACTATCGCGACGAGGACTTCGTCGAGCGGGTCCGGGCCGAGACCGGCGGCGCGGGGGCCGACGTGATCCTCGACATCATGGGAGCGGCCTACCTGGACCGCAATGTGGACGCCCTGGCCACCGGCGGACGCCTGGTGATCATCGGCATGCAGGGCGGCATCAAGGCCGAACTGAACATCGCCAAGCTGCTCGGCAAGCGGGCCGGGGTCATCGCCACCTCGCTGCGCCCCCGGCCGGTGGACGGACCGGGCGGCAAGGGGGAGATCGTCCGTGCGGTGCTCGACAACGTCTGGCCGATGATCGCCGACGGACGGGTACGTCCGATCATCGGCGCCGAACTGCCCATTCAGCAGGCCCAGCGGGCCCACGAACTGCTGGCTTCGGGTGAGGTGTCGGGGAAGATCGTGCTTACCGTCTAG
- a CDS encoding bacterial proteasome activator family protein: MTINPDDDNIEILASTPDETDADADGKSLTDLVEQPAKVMRIGTMIKQLLEEVRAAPLDDASRERLRDIHRTSIHELEDGLAPELREELERLTLPFTEDNVPSDAELRIAQAQLVGWLEGLFHGIQTALFAQQMAARAQLEQMRQGALPPGLQVPGGQRGGPSHPGTGQYL, from the coding sequence ATGACGATCAACCCCGACGATGACAACATCGAGATCCTGGCGAGCACGCCTGATGAGACCGATGCCGACGCGGACGGCAAGTCGCTGACAGACCTCGTCGAACAACCGGCGAAGGTCATGCGCATCGGCACCATGATCAAGCAACTGCTGGAAGAGGTGCGCGCGGCTCCGCTCGACGACGCCAGCCGGGAGCGGCTACGCGACATCCACCGCACCAGCATCCACGAACTCGAGGACGGTCTGGCCCCCGAGCTGCGTGAAGAACTCGAGCGGCTGACGCTGCCCTTCACCGAGGACAATGTGCCGTCGGACGCCGAACTGCGCATCGCGCAGGCGCAGCTGGTGGGCTGGCTGGAAGGCCTGTTCCACGGCATCCAGACGGCGTTGTTCGCCCAGCAGATGGCCGCCCGCGCACAGCTCGAGCAGATGCGCCAGGGCGCCCTTCCGCCAGGGCTGCAGGTCCCCGGCGGACAGCGCGGCGGGCCGTCCCATCCCGGCACCGGTCAGTACTTGTAG
- a CDS encoding zf-TFIIB domain-containing protein has protein sequence MSIPPYEPPKSPPPSGIGNTLLCPKCAGVMKTYERNGIHLEQCDTCRGIFLDFGELEALTQMENRFVQAPPPPPQAHSGYDQGYSDYGPGWGHRGNKHYRKQGFGRLFFSS, from the coding sequence ATGAGCATCCCGCCATATGAGCCCCCGAAATCCCCGCCGCCTTCCGGTATCGGCAACACCTTGCTGTGTCCGAAGTGCGCCGGGGTCATGAAGACCTATGAGCGCAACGGCATCCACCTGGAGCAATGCGACACATGTCGCGGCATCTTCCTGGACTTCGGCGAGCTCGAGGCGCTGACTCAGATGGAGAACCGGTTTGTCCAGGCGCCGCCACCGCCGCCGCAGGCGCACTCGGGCTACGACCAGGGCTACTCGGACTATGGGCCGGGCTGGGGCCACCGCGGCAACAAGCACTACCGCAAGCAGGGCTTCGGCCGGCTGTTCTTCTCCAGCTGA
- a CDS encoding phosphotransferase family protein produces MRTRSGADVTVHGAVVHKLHRPGTDPRALRVRLRAAGRIDALLSPVSELPDAVDGHWLTRWPLAETLAVQPESVPWADIGRLLAALHTEPVTARLPPHGWPARLRRAVGQARRRGDRVVSRAAAGLPDDAWRPGSTDRPLTLVHGDFHLGQVGRHDGRWLLIDVDDLGLGDPAWDLARPAGFWAAGLVPDADWFLFLDAYRAAGGPALPPGDPWPVLEPFARAAVIQSAANDPDDELLAAACARMPQLEKNSRPKPCLR; encoded by the coding sequence GTGCGGACCCGGTCAGGTGCAGATGTCACTGTGCACGGCGCAGTCGTGCACAAGCTGCACCGGCCGGGGACCGATCCGCGCGCACTGCGCGTCCGGCTCCGCGCAGCCGGCCGCATCGATGCCCTGCTGAGTCCGGTGTCCGAATTGCCCGATGCGGTCGACGGCCACTGGCTGACCCGGTGGCCCCTGGCGGAAACCCTTGCAGTGCAACCCGAAAGCGTGCCGTGGGCCGACATCGGGCGGCTGCTGGCGGCGTTGCACACCGAACCGGTCACCGCGCGGCTGCCACCACACGGCTGGCCAGCGAGGCTGAGGCGCGCGGTCGGGCAGGCCCGGCGGCGTGGTGACCGGGTGGTGTCGCGCGCCGCGGCAGGTCTGCCCGACGACGCGTGGCGGCCGGGGTCAACAGACCGGCCACTCACCCTCGTCCACGGCGACTTTCACCTGGGTCAAGTGGGGCGGCACGACGGGCGCTGGCTGCTCATCGATGTCGATGACCTCGGATTGGGCGATCCGGCTTGGGATTTGGCGCGTCCCGCCGGGTTCTGGGCGGCCGGGCTTGTTCCCGACGCCGATTGGTTCCTGTTCCTCGATGCCTACCGGGCGGCCGGTGGCCCGGCGTTGCCGCCCGGGGATCCGTGGCCCGTGCTCGAGCCGTTCGCCCGGGCCGCCGTCATCCAGTCCGCCGCCAACGATCCCGATGACGAACTGCTGGCGGCGGCCTGCGCGCGGATGCCTCAGCTGGAGAAGAACAGCCGGCCGAAGCCCTGCTTGCGGTAG
- a CDS encoding glycosyltransferase, translating into MEPESVVAVIVTHRRRELLTKSLAAVVNQDRRPDHLIVVDNDDDEAVRDLVLGQPVPATYLGSRRNLGGAGGFALGMLHALAQGADWIWLADDDGRPADDTVLSTLLACAEQYTLAEVSPMVCNLDDPERLAFPLRRGLVWRRFVSELRTESTSDVLPGIASLFNGALFRAATVEAVGVPDLRLFVRGDEVELHRRLVRSGLPFGTCLTASYLHPCGTDEFKPILGGRMHTQYPDDETKRFFTYRNRGYLLSQPGLRKLLPQEWVRFGWYFLVSRRDPAGLREWIRLRRLGRSERFQR; encoded by the coding sequence GTGGAGCCTGAATCCGTCGTCGCGGTGATCGTGACGCACCGGCGTCGGGAACTGCTGACCAAGTCCCTTGCCGCAGTGGTGAACCAGGATCGCAGACCCGACCACCTGATCGTCGTCGACAACGACGACGACGAGGCCGTGCGCGATCTGGTCCTCGGCCAGCCGGTGCCGGCCACCTATCTCGGTTCCCGCCGAAACCTCGGCGGCGCAGGCGGTTTCGCACTGGGCATGCTGCACGCCCTGGCTCAGGGTGCCGACTGGATCTGGCTGGCCGACGACGACGGCCGCCCCGCCGACGACACCGTGCTGTCCACCCTGCTGGCCTGCGCCGAGCAGTACACCCTGGCAGAGGTCTCGCCCATGGTGTGCAACCTCGACGATCCCGAACGATTGGCGTTCCCGCTGCGCCGAGGACTGGTGTGGCGGCGGTTTGTCAGCGAATTGCGCACCGAGAGTACGAGCGACGTGCTGCCCGGCATCGCGTCGCTGTTCAATGGCGCCCTGTTCCGGGCCGCCACGGTCGAGGCCGTCGGTGTCCCGGATCTGCGCCTGTTCGTCCGCGGCGACGAGGTCGAACTGCACCGGCGCCTGGTGCGCTCCGGCCTGCCGTTCGGAACATGCTTGACCGCAAGCTATCTGCACCCGTGCGGCACCGACGAGTTCAAACCGATCCTCGGCGGCCGGATGCACACTCAGTACCCCGACGACGAGACCAAACGGTTCTTCACCTACCGCAACCGTGGCTACCTGCTGTCCCAGCCGGGGTTGCGCAAACTCCTGCCCCAGGAGTGGGTCCGGTTCGGCTGGTACTTTCTGGTGTCCCGACGCGACCCCGCGGGTCTGCGCGAATGGATTCGCCTGCGGCGGTTGGGCAGGAGCGAAAGGTTCCAGAGATGA
- a CDS encoding MspA family porin: MKAFSRVLVALVTAMAGVIAGLFIGTGTSHAGLDNELSLVDGQDRTLTVQQWDTFLNGVFPLDRNRLTREWFHSGRAKYTVAGPGADDFAGTLELGYQIGFPWSLGVGINFSYTTPNILIDDGDITGPPFGLNSVITPNLFPGVSISADLGNGPGIQEVATFSVDVKGPAGGVAVSNAHGTVTGAAGGVLLRPFARLIASTGDSVTTYGEPWNMN; the protein is encoded by the coding sequence ATGAAGGCATTCAGTCGGGTGCTGGTCGCATTGGTGACCGCAATGGCCGGGGTCATCGCTGGCCTCTTCATAGGCACGGGCACTTCTCATGCGGGTCTGGACAATGAACTGAGCCTGGTTGATGGTCAGGACCGGACCCTGACGGTTCAGCAGTGGGACACCTTCCTCAACGGTGTGTTCCCCCTGGACCGCAACCGGCTGACCCGTGAGTGGTTCCACTCCGGTCGTGCCAAGTACACGGTGGCCGGTCCGGGTGCCGACGACTTCGCGGGCACGCTGGAGCTGGGTTACCAGATCGGCTTCCCCTGGTCGCTGGGTGTGGGGATCAACTTCTCCTACACCACCCCGAACATCCTGATCGACGATGGTGACATCACCGGCCCGCCGTTTGGCCTGAACTCGGTCATCACCCCGAACCTGTTCCCGGGTGTGTCGATCAGCGCTGACCTGGGCAACGGCCCGGGTATCCAGGAAGTGGCGACCTTCTCGGTGGACGTCAAGGGTCCGGCCGGCGGTGTGGCGGTGTCCAACGCGCACGGCACCGTGACCGGTGCTGCCGGTGGCGTGCTGCTGCGTCCGTTCGCCCGCCTGATCGCCTCCACCGGTGACAGCGTCACCACCTACGGCGAGCCCTGGAACATGAACTGA
- a CDS encoding three-helix bundle dimerization domain-containing protein — MKRRLIQEFPGVAPTDVDTAVAAAHVRFELRPIRDFVPLFVEKRARHQLAQQYLPASA; from the coding sequence GTGAAGCGCAGACTAATCCAGGAGTTTCCGGGGGTCGCGCCCACCGATGTCGACACCGCGGTCGCCGCGGCCCATGTCCGGTTCGAGCTCCGCCCGATACGTGATTTCGTCCCGTTGTTCGTCGAGAAGCGCGCACGTCATCAACTGGCGCAGCAATAC
- a CDS encoding MarR family winged helix-turn-helix transcriptional regulator: MAGMIAGRTAGDMPGLDIAEQRSWQNYLDSALRMYATLNRSLVDAHHLTLNDVRLLDILDKSSTGSARMGDLAERLMSLPSRVTRQIRRLEVQNLVTRCASPDDGRGVVATITEEGRAAVREAMVTYGQGVRSHFLGRLSRPQIAAMGENCRRISVALKNGSPPAHIGRV; the protein is encoded by the coding sequence ATGGCGGGGATGATTGCGGGGCGCACGGCGGGTGACATGCCGGGCCTGGACATCGCCGAGCAGAGGTCATGGCAGAACTACCTCGACTCGGCCTTGCGAATGTATGCGACCTTGAACCGGTCGCTGGTGGACGCACATCACCTCACCCTCAATGATGTGCGCCTGCTCGACATCTTGGACAAGTCATCGACCGGGTCGGCCCGGATGGGTGACTTGGCCGAACGGCTGATGTCACTGCCCAGCCGGGTGACCCGGCAGATCCGGCGGCTGGAAGTCCAGAACCTGGTGACCAGGTGTGCCAGTCCCGACGACGGGCGCGGGGTGGTCGCCACGATCACCGAAGAGGGCAGGGCCGCTGTTCGTGAGGCGATGGTGACCTACGGGCAGGGTGTCCGGTCACACTTCCTCGGCAGGCTCTCGCGTCCGCAGATCGCGGCGATGGGGGAGAACTGTCGCCGGATCAGCGTCGCACTGAAGAACGGATCGCCTCCCGCCCACATCGGTCGGGTGTGA
- a CDS encoding DUF6541 family protein — protein sequence MGFGFGVLIALLLLVIPGALIARAGGLTASTAVAVGPALTYGTVALTIVPLGAVGVPWNAWTALFAVAVVSAIAAGLRRVLARYRDRDAEASGLSRRPALVVAAGVLLGAALIAAAAFAGLPHWQSIPSTWDSVWHANTIRWILDTGQASPTHMGELRNVETHEALYYPSAFHALAAVYCQLTGAAATTAYTVSSVTAAVWLFPVSAAVLTWKMVRPHACEMRTAVAAATAAALTASFTAVPYVEFDVAAMPNLVAYGLAVPVFALIISTPAHRDRIGLAVLATVGVFSVHLTGGVVTVLLVGVWWLVEALWHPVRSRLTDFLALAAVALPTLLIMLPQFLGVLQQADIIVGHAFVNHLGKKHSLFAAIVQHTRHLNDFPIQNALIALAAIGGLVMLVKKIWWPLAVWLLLIASIVHSGAPFGGPLGVITGKFSDLFYSDPRRLSAVVAMLYAPMAAIGLCALVLLGAAALRRTGARPAWIRATAAVALVATTVGLAWHYFPRHKYLFGQKYDSVMIDAKDLEAFAYLATLPDARTTLIGDANTDGTAWMYAVSGLHPLWTHYDYPMQQGPGYNRFIFWAYADDADTDPRVAEAVEALNIRYVLTSTPVVRGFVMPDGLVSLDSSRSWEKIYDNGEDRIYRWRGENAATRATN from the coding sequence GTGGGCTTCGGGTTCGGAGTGCTAATCGCACTGTTGTTGCTGGTGATCCCCGGGGCACTGATAGCCAGGGCGGGCGGACTGACCGCGTCGACGGCGGTCGCAGTGGGTCCAGCCTTGACCTACGGCACCGTCGCGCTGACGATCGTTCCGCTCGGGGCCGTCGGTGTGCCGTGGAACGCGTGGACGGCGTTGTTTGCTGTAGCCGTCGTTTCCGCCATTGCGGCGGGGTTGCGGAGGGTGCTGGCCCGCTACCGTGACCGCGATGCCGAGGCATCGGGCCTGTCGCGGCGGCCGGCCCTGGTGGTTGCGGCGGGAGTGCTGCTGGGGGCCGCGCTGATCGCCGCCGCCGCGTTCGCCGGACTGCCGCACTGGCAATCCATCCCCAGCACCTGGGACTCGGTGTGGCACGCCAACACCATCCGGTGGATCCTCGACACCGGCCAGGCCTCACCCACCCACATGGGCGAGCTGCGCAACGTGGAGACCCATGAGGCGCTCTACTACCCGTCGGCCTTCCACGCGCTGGCCGCCGTCTACTGCCAGCTCACCGGCGCCGCCGCGACCACCGCCTACACCGTGAGTTCGGTCACCGCCGCCGTGTGGCTGTTCCCGGTCAGCGCCGCGGTGCTGACGTGGAAGATGGTCCGCCCGCACGCCTGCGAGATGCGCACCGCCGTCGCCGCGGCCACCGCGGCAGCGCTCACCGCGTCGTTCACCGCGGTGCCCTACGTCGAATTCGATGTGGCGGCAATGCCCAACCTGGTCGCCTACGGGCTCGCCGTGCCGGTGTTCGCCCTGATCATCTCGACACCGGCGCACCGCGACCGCATCGGTCTGGCCGTGCTCGCGACTGTCGGCGTCTTCTCGGTGCACCTCACCGGCGGTGTGGTGACCGTGCTGCTGGTCGGCGTCTGGTGGCTGGTGGAAGCGCTGTGGCACCCGGTGCGCAGCCGGCTGACCGACTTCCTGGCGCTGGCCGCCGTCGCGCTGCCGACCCTGCTGATCATGCTTCCCCAGTTTCTCGGGGTCCTTCAGCAAGCCGACATCATCGTGGGCCACGCCTTCGTCAACCACCTCGGCAAGAAGCACTCGCTGTTCGCGGCGATCGTCCAGCACACCCGCCACCTCAACGACTTCCCGATCCAGAACGCACTCATCGCGCTGGCCGCCATCGGCGGACTGGTCATGCTGGTCAAGAAGATCTGGTGGCCGCTGGCCGTGTGGCTGCTCCTCATCGCGTCGATCGTGCATTCCGGCGCACCGTTCGGGGGACCGCTGGGCGTCATCACCGGCAAGTTCAGCGACCTGTTCTACAGCGACCCGCGTCGCTTGTCGGCCGTCGTCGCGATGCTGTACGCACCCATGGCGGCGATCGGCCTGTGCGCACTGGTCCTGCTGGGCGCCGCTGCCCTGCGCCGAACCGGTGCCCGCCCGGCCTGGATCCGCGCGACGGCCGCCGTCGCGCTGGTCGCCACCACGGTGGGGCTGGCCTGGCACTACTTCCCCCGGCACAAGTACCTGTTCGGGCAGAAGTACGACTCGGTGATGATCGACGCCAAGGACCTGGAGGCCTTCGCCTACCTGGCCACGCTGCCCGACGCCCGCACCACGCTGATCGGCGACGCCAACACCGACGGCACCGCCTGGATGTACGCGGTGTCAGGGCTACACCCGCTGTGGACCCACTACGACTACCCCATGCAACAGGGCCCCGGGTACAACCGGTTCATCTTCTGGGCCTACGCCGACGACGCGGACACCGATCCGAGGGTTGCCGAGGCAGTCGAGGCGCTCAACATCCGCTATGTGCTCACCAGCACCCCGGTGGTTCGAGGGTTCGTCATGCCCGACGGGCTAGTGTCGCTAGACAGCTCACGGTCGTGGGAGAAGATCTACGACAACGGTGAGGACCGCATCTACCGCTGGCGCGGAGAGAACGCGGCCACCAGGGCGACAAACTGA